The Desulfovibrio inopinatus DSM 10711 genome window below encodes:
- the gcvPA gene encoding aminomethyl-transferring glycine dehydrogenase subunit GcvPA: protein MPYIPHTDSEIREMLNAVGVSSIEELFAEIPEDMRPKSFDVPHGMTEMAVLRHMENLAAANDIDMVSFLGAGFYDHDSPAAASALISRGEFYTAYTPYQPESSQGTLQAIFEYQTAITRLFEMECSNAGVYDGGTALYEAIMMAVRATKRRKVVISEAVNPIYRIVISTYTKNLKLELVTVPHVQGRTNFEGLVDAIDDKTACVVVQNPNFFGCVQDFTELFNAAKALGALSVMSGYPVLQSVIKTPGAMGADICVAEGQSLGLPLSFGGPYLGIMTCTKKLVRQMPGRIAGRTTDVDGKTGYVLTLQAREQHIRRQKATSNICSNQALCALQTLVHLCLLGDEGLRRQALLSMENAQYAAAQLMELEGVRLLNDAPFGNEFTVLFPGRGREICVSLMSRGIIPGFPTGRYYKGLENGLLVCCTEKHTRAEIDEMVELIGGLA, encoded by the coding sequence GGCGTCTCTTCTATTGAAGAATTGTTCGCAGAAATTCCTGAAGACATGCGTCCCAAAAGTTTTGATGTGCCTCACGGTATGACCGAAATGGCGGTTTTGCGGCACATGGAAAACTTGGCTGCAGCCAATGACATCGACATGGTCAGCTTCCTCGGAGCCGGTTTCTATGACCATGACAGTCCTGCCGCAGCCTCCGCGCTCATTAGTCGAGGCGAATTTTACACGGCGTATACTCCCTACCAGCCCGAATCGTCACAGGGCACACTCCAGGCGATTTTCGAATATCAAACAGCCATAACCCGTCTGTTTGAAATGGAATGTTCCAACGCCGGAGTATACGATGGCGGAACGGCGCTCTACGAAGCCATTATGATGGCTGTTCGTGCAACAAAGCGCCGTAAAGTCGTCATTAGCGAGGCCGTTAACCCAATTTACCGAATAGTTATCAGCACCTACACCAAGAATCTTAAACTTGAGCTTGTCACCGTACCGCATGTTCAGGGACGAACGAATTTCGAAGGCTTGGTTGACGCGATTGATGACAAAACAGCATGCGTTGTCGTCCAAAATCCCAACTTCTTTGGTTGTGTGCAGGACTTTACGGAGCTTTTCAATGCAGCCAAGGCGCTGGGCGCATTGTCCGTGATGTCTGGTTATCCCGTTCTCCAATCGGTCATAAAAACGCCGGGAGCAATGGGCGCTGACATCTGCGTGGCTGAGGGGCAAAGCCTTGGGCTGCCATTATCCTTTGGTGGACCGTATCTTGGCATTATGACCTGCACCAAAAAGCTTGTTCGCCAAATGCCTGGCCGTATTGCCGGCCGGACGACCGATGTTGACGGAAAGACCGGGTATGTTCTCACCCTGCAAGCGCGTGAACAACATATTCGACGCCAAAAGGCCACGTCGAATATTTGTTCCAACCAAGCGTTGTGCGCCTTGCAAACATTGGTTCACCTCTGCCTTCTCGGCGATGAAGGCCTTCGCCGCCAGGCATTGTTATCCATGGAAAATGCCCAATATGCCGCAGCGCAGTTGATGGAACTCGAAGGCGTTCGTTTGCTCAACGATGCTCCTTTCGGCAATGAATTTACTGTGCTTTTCCCAGGCCGCGGTCGGGAAATCTGCGTGAGCCTCATGAGTCGCGGCATTATTCCCGGCTTCCCTACAGGACGATACTATAAGGGCCTTGAAAACGGGCTGCTGGTCTGCTGTACGGAAAAACATACTCGCGCAGAAATTGACGAGATGGTTGAACTTATCGGAGGCCTGGCATGA